A DNA window from Candidatus Roseilinea sp. contains the following coding sequences:
- the nadD gene encoding putative nicotinate-nucleotide adenylyltransferase — MNIGIFGGTFDPPHLGHLVVADQALTQLKLDEVWFMPVGQPPHKAGNSISSARHRARMVQLAIGDHPAFRLSLIDIERPAPHYSSTALELLEARHPQHDWCFIMGADSLEDLPRWHNPRRLIELATLAVASRPGAHPDLNAIERDVPGISSRVRWVHAPLVDISSTELRRMARQNASLRYLVPYPVEVYIRTERLYRD; from the coding sequence ATGAACATCGGCATCTTCGGCGGAACGTTCGACCCGCCGCATCTGGGTCACCTGGTCGTCGCCGACCAAGCGCTCACCCAACTCAAACTCGACGAAGTCTGGTTCATGCCGGTCGGGCAACCGCCGCATAAAGCCGGCAACTCGATCAGCAGCGCGCGCCATCGCGCGCGCATGGTGCAACTCGCGATCGGCGACCACCCGGCTTTTCGGCTATCGTTGATTGATATCGAGCGCCCCGCGCCGCACTACTCCAGCACGGCGCTGGAGTTGCTGGAGGCGCGACATCCGCAGCACGATTGGTGCTTCATTATGGGCGCCGATTCGCTCGAAGACCTGCCGCGCTGGCACAACCCACGCCGGCTGATCGAGCTGGCGACGTTGGCCGTGGCCAGCCGGCCGGGCGCGCATCCCGACCTGAACGCGATCGAGCGCGACGTGCCTGGCATAAGCAGCCGCGTGCGCTGGGTTCACGCGCCGCTGGTGGATATTTCATCCACCGAGCTGCGCCGCATGGCGCGTCAGAATGCCTCGTTGCGCTACCTCGTCCCCTACCCTGTCGAGGTGTACATCAGAACCGAACGACTATATCGGGACTGA
- a CDS encoding carbohydrate kinase, with protein MSIIDAGRSRLVLSVAGFASTLRGMTSRSFLAFDIGAESGRAMVGAFDGERLRLTEVHRFPNRPVRVSTHLYWNALALWDEVQAGLRKAAAQCGPLTSVGVDTWGVDFALLDAHDELIGNPRHYRDARTDGMLEEADARVGRRRIFESTGTQFMQINTLYQLLAMARAGAPALEFARTFLMMPDLLHFWLSGHKACEFTNATTTQCYDPRAGDWARELLAALGIPTHFLPPVIQPGTDLGALSPSLVRALGAAGLQQTRVVAPATHDTGSAVAGVPASTERYAYISSGTWSLLGAVAHQPMITPQALAFNFTNEGGVGGTFRVLKNIMGMWLVQECRRKWASPTGDLIPYGELFAMAEQAPPLGALVDPDDATLLHPDDMPAAIAEYCRRTGQPVPDGRGAMVRCILESLALKYRYTLNQLQALLGYSVEVVHVVGGGAQNALLCRFTADACGVPVVAGPVEATAIGNLLVQMMTLGELASPDDARQVIRRSFPLVAYEPQDAGPWDDAYARFEALLRRP; from the coding sequence GTGAGCATTATAGATGCCGGCCGCAGCCGGCTTGTCTTGTCCGTTGCAGGTTTCGCTTCTACACTGCGCGGCATGACGTCGCGCAGTTTCCTGGCATTCGACATCGGCGCAGAAAGCGGCCGCGCCATGGTCGGCGCGTTCGATGGCGAGCGGCTGCGGCTGACCGAGGTGCATCGCTTTCCCAATAGGCCGGTTCGCGTAAGCACCCATCTGTATTGGAACGCGCTGGCGCTGTGGGACGAAGTGCAGGCCGGCCTGCGCAAGGCTGCTGCGCAATGCGGCCCGCTCACCAGCGTGGGCGTGGACACCTGGGGCGTGGACTTCGCGCTGCTCGATGCGCATGATGAGCTGATCGGCAACCCGCGCCACTATCGCGACGCGCGCACCGATGGCATGCTGGAGGAAGCCGATGCCCGCGTGGGCCGCCGGCGCATTTTTGAATCCACCGGCACTCAGTTCATGCAGATCAATACGCTCTATCAGTTGCTGGCGATGGCGCGCGCCGGCGCGCCGGCATTGGAATTCGCCCGCACCTTCCTCATGATGCCCGACCTGCTGCACTTTTGGCTGTCCGGCCACAAGGCCTGCGAGTTCACCAATGCGACGACGACGCAGTGCTACGATCCGCGCGCCGGCGATTGGGCGCGCGAGCTGCTGGCGGCGTTGGGCATTCCCACGCACTTCTTGCCGCCGGTCATCCAGCCAGGGACGGATCTGGGCGCGCTGTCGCCGTCGCTCGTCCGCGCGCTCGGCGCGGCTGGCCTACAGCAGACGCGCGTCGTTGCGCCGGCCACGCACGATACCGGCTCGGCGGTGGCCGGCGTGCCGGCGTCCACCGAGCGCTACGCCTACATCAGCTCAGGCACCTGGTCGCTGCTGGGCGCCGTCGCGCATCAGCCGATGATTACGCCGCAGGCGCTGGCGTTCAACTTCACCAACGAGGGCGGGGTGGGCGGCACGTTTCGCGTGTTGAAGAACATCATGGGGATGTGGTTGGTGCAGGAGTGCCGGCGCAAGTGGGCGTCGCCGACGGGCGACCTGATCCCATACGGCGAGTTGTTCGCCATGGCCGAGCAGGCGCCGCCGCTCGGCGCGCTGGTGGACCCTGACGATGCGACCTTGCTGCATCCCGATGATATGCCGGCGGCAATTGCTGAGTACTGCCGCCGCACTGGCCAACCCGTGCCCGACGGGCGCGGCGCGATGGTGCGCTGCATCCTGGAAAGCCTGGCGCTCAAGTATCGCTACACGCTCAATCAGTTGCAGGCGCTGCTCGGTTATTCGGTCGAGGTCGTTCACGTCGTCGGCGGCGGCGCGCAGAACGCGCTGTTGTGCCGGTTCACCGCCGATGCATGCGGTGTGCCGGTCGTGGCCGGGCCGGTCGAGGCGACGGCGATCGGCAACCTGCTGGTGCAGATGATGACGCTCGGAGAGTTGGCTTCCCCGGACGATGCACGCCAGGTCATCCGGCGTTCCTTCCCGCTCGTCGCCTATGAGCCGCAAGACGCGGGGCCCTGGGATGATGCCTATGCGCGCTTCGAAGCGCTGCTGCGCCGGCCGTGA
- a CDS encoding ATPase has protein sequence MADASPITPEKFTEVAQQIEKQVSSVIIGQQDIIRHTLIAIIAGSHVLLEGVPGLGKTSLVRAFADTLSLRFVRIQFTPDLMPADIVGTDILEDQETGKRAFRFQPGPIFANLILADEINRATPKTQSALLEAMQERTVSVLGRTYATSKPFFVLATQNPIEMEGTYPLPEAQLDRFMFKLNVSFPKLDELAAIVEQTTGEKSARATKVTDGNTLIAMSQFARQVPAASHVTRYAAALVSATHPDGEGATDMVKKYVRYGASPRGAQALLLGGRVLALLNGRFNVAIEDLKALAPAALRHRILLNFEGQAEGVNPDDVIADVTAKVKAS, from the coding sequence ATGGCAGACGCCTCCCCGATCACGCCGGAGAAGTTCACCGAGGTTGCGCAGCAGATCGAAAAGCAAGTCTCCAGCGTGATCATCGGTCAGCAAGACATCATCCGGCACACCCTGATTGCAATCATCGCCGGCAGCCATGTGCTGCTGGAGGGCGTGCCGGGCCTGGGCAAGACCAGCCTGGTGCGCGCCTTCGCCGATACGCTCAGCCTGCGCTTCGTGCGCATCCAGTTCACGCCCGACTTGATGCCGGCCGACATCGTCGGCACCGACATCCTGGAGGACCAGGAGACGGGCAAGCGCGCCTTTCGCTTCCAGCCCGGCCCCATCTTCGCCAACCTGATCCTCGCGGACGAGATCAACCGCGCCACGCCCAAGACTCAGTCGGCGCTATTGGAGGCCATGCAAGAGCGCACGGTCAGCGTGCTGGGCCGCACCTACGCCACGAGCAAGCCCTTCTTCGTCCTGGCCACGCAAAACCCGATCGAGATGGAGGGCACCTACCCGCTGCCGGAGGCGCAGCTCGACCGCTTCATGTTCAAGCTCAACGTCAGCTTCCCCAAGCTCGACGAGCTGGCTGCCATCGTTGAACAGACCACCGGCGAAAAGTCTGCGCGCGCGACGAAAGTGACGGACGGCAACACGCTCATCGCGATGAGCCAGTTTGCGCGGCAGGTGCCCGCGGCGTCGCACGTGACGCGCTACGCAGCCGCGCTGGTATCGGCCACTCATCCGGATGGCGAGGGCGCCACGGACATGGTGAAGAAATATGTGCGCTACGGCGCCAGCCCGCGCGGCGCCCAGGCGCTGCTGCTCGGCGGGCGCGTGCTGGCACTGCTGAACGGCCGGTTCAACGTGGCCATCGAAGACCTGAAAGCGCTCGCGCCGGCGGCCCTGCGTCATCGCATCCTGCTCAACTTCGAGGGCCAAGCCGAAGGGGTCAACCCCGACGACGTGATCGCCGACGTGACCGCCAAGGTCAAAGCGAGCTGA
- the rlmN gene encoding putative dual-specificity RNA methyltransferase RlmN, producing MQTPIPLSLYDLTREQLAHQLAEWGEPAFRARQIWHWLYQRLASSIDEMTDLPRPLRDRLKQTYALGRMTVVTEQHSSDGWTRKWLFRLADGSEIETVLMAYDGLRRTACVSSQAGCAMGCRFCATGQMGFLRNLRSGEIVEQALWVARALRDKANGNERLSNLVLMGMGEPFANYNNVMEAARRLMTPEHEGGFGLGARKITLSTVGLVAGIRRFAEEAAQINLAVSLHAATDALRDQLVPINRRYPLRELVAATRDYLRKTNRRVSYEWALIDGVNDTAEQAQALVELVRQTNPRAGVNLVHVNLIPLNPTRGYDGHASRRARIQRFRDVLTQADIPNTLRIRRGIDINAGCGQLKAKTAQAELENQTSG from the coding sequence ATGCAGACGCCGATCCCGCTCTCACTCTATGACCTCACGCGCGAGCAACTCGCCCATCAGCTCGCCGAGTGGGGCGAGCCGGCCTTCCGCGCTCGGCAGATCTGGCACTGGCTCTACCAGCGGCTGGCCAGCAGCATAGACGAGATGACCGATCTGCCTCGCCCCCTGCGCGACCGGCTGAAGCAAACCTACGCGCTGGGCCGCATGACAGTCGTCACCGAGCAGCATTCGTCCGACGGCTGGACGCGCAAGTGGCTGTTCCGACTCGCCGACGGCAGCGAAATCGAGACCGTGCTCATGGCATACGACGGCCTGCGCCGCACGGCGTGCGTATCTTCCCAGGCCGGTTGCGCCATGGGCTGTCGCTTCTGCGCCACGGGTCAGATGGGCTTCTTGCGCAACTTGCGTTCGGGCGAAATCGTCGAGCAGGCCCTGTGGGTGGCGCGCGCGCTGCGCGACAAAGCAAACGGCAACGAACGCCTGAGCAACCTGGTGCTGATGGGCATGGGCGAGCCGTTCGCCAACTACAACAACGTCATGGAGGCAGCGCGACGACTGATGACGCCGGAGCATGAAGGGGGGTTCGGCTTAGGCGCGCGCAAGATTACCCTCTCCACCGTCGGCCTTGTGGCGGGTATCCGGCGCTTCGCCGAGGAAGCGGCGCAAATCAACCTGGCCGTGTCGCTGCACGCTGCCACCGACGCGCTGCGCGACCAACTTGTGCCCATCAACCGGCGCTACCCGCTGCGCGAGCTGGTGGCGGCTACGCGCGACTATCTGCGCAAGACCAACCGGCGGGTGAGCTACGAGTGGGCACTGATTGACGGCGTCAACGACACGGCCGAGCAAGCCCAGGCGCTGGTCGAGCTGGTGCGCCAAACCAACCCCCGGGCCGGCGTCAACCTCGTGCATGTGAACCTGATCCCTCTCAACCCGACCCGCGGCTACGACGGTCATGCGTCGCGCCGTGCGCGCATCCAACGCTTTCGCGACGTGTTGACGCAAGCCGACATTCCCAACACGCTGCGCATCCGGCGCGGCATTGACATCAACGCCGGATGCGGTCAGTTGAAAGCGAAGACGGCGCAGGCCGAGTTGGAAAATCAAACGAGCGGATGA
- the rpmB gene encoding 50S ribosomal protein L28, with protein MAKCAFTGKKTTFGHSRSFSFKLTNRAWKPNLQRRRMMIDGRMQTVMVSTKALRTMVKTKGK; from the coding sequence ATGGCGAAGTGTGCATTTACGGGCAAGAAGACGACCTTCGGTCATTCTCGCTCGTTCTCGTTCAAGCTGACCAATCGGGCATGGAAGCCGAACCTCCAGCGCCGCCGCATGATGATTGACGGCCGCATGCAGACGGTGATGGTCTCCACCAAAGCCTTGCGCACGATGGTAAAGACGAAGGGCAAGTGA
- a CDS encoding dihydroxyacetone kinase, which yields MGDKSTQAQAKTQRSLDPPKARLPRARLTMDGRRLKALVKAGYAWLRQQEAIVNGYNVYPVPDGDTGTNMMHTMRSAWEAIADMNESNIGLVAKSVSNGALRGSRGNSGIILSQLWRGFARSLDHKEICDAQDLVAAMREAAKTAYAGVSTPVEGTMLTVARETAEAVESAARDTHDLRRLLEVAKNASYESVQRTPKLLKILKEAGVIDSGGYGLFIILEGMWRFVNGLPVEDASRAASSVRLSSEAHLQHEGGWGYDVQYLIYARSGQALDVAQIRADIEAMGECPLVMGDEHIVKVHVHVPDPGVPISYGARLGSLRDVVIEDMQAQSEAFTAQAAPPARPAEESLPAAETAIVAVASGDGLARTFKEVGARVVVEGGQTMNPSVDDFLNAIAKANARSVILLPNNGNVIMTAQQAAEISETPACVVATRTLAQGIAAAIAFNPDASAEENAAAMRAAAQRVTTGEITVATRDATINGVRVRAGQVIGLIDDQLAVADDGIPATLLALLEKANARERELITLFYGNGLTEAEATPIAEAVRQAYPSQQVELVAGGQPHYYFIVSIE from the coding sequence ATGGGTGACAAAAGCACACAGGCGCAAGCGAAAACGCAGCGATCGCTCGATCCGCCCAAGGCCAGACTGCCGCGTGCCCGATTGACGATGGACGGCAGACGACTAAAAGCGCTGGTGAAGGCCGGCTACGCGTGGCTGCGACAGCAAGAGGCGATCGTCAATGGCTACAACGTGTACCCTGTGCCCGACGGCGACACCGGCACGAACATGATGCACACCATGCGCTCGGCATGGGAAGCCATCGCCGACATGAACGAGTCGAACATCGGGTTGGTGGCCAAGTCGGTATCCAACGGCGCGCTGCGCGGGTCGCGCGGCAACTCGGGCATCATCCTGTCGCAACTCTGGCGGGGGTTCGCCCGGTCGCTGGATCACAAGGAGATCTGCGACGCCCAAGACCTAGTGGCCGCCATGCGAGAAGCCGCCAAGACGGCCTATGCCGGCGTCAGCACGCCGGTAGAGGGCACCATGCTGACCGTGGCGCGCGAGACCGCTGAGGCGGTTGAGTCGGCCGCGCGCGACACGCACGACTTGCGCCGGCTGCTCGAAGTCGCCAAGAACGCCTCGTACGAGTCCGTGCAGCGCACCCCCAAGCTGCTCAAAATCCTCAAGGAAGCCGGGGTGATTGATTCCGGCGGCTACGGATTGTTTATCATCCTGGAAGGCATGTGGCGCTTCGTCAACGGCTTACCGGTGGAAGACGCCTCGCGCGCGGCCAGCAGCGTCCGGCTGAGCAGCGAGGCCCACTTGCAACATGAGGGCGGCTGGGGCTACGACGTGCAATACCTGATCTACGCCCGCAGCGGCCAGGCGCTCGACGTCGCCCAGATTCGCGCCGACATCGAAGCGATGGGCGAATGTCCGCTGGTGATGGGCGATGAGCACATCGTCAAAGTGCACGTGCACGTGCCCGACCCCGGCGTGCCCATCAGCTACGGCGCACGGCTGGGCTCCTTGCGCGACGTCGTGATCGAAGACATGCAAGCCCAATCCGAGGCGTTTACGGCGCAGGCGGCGCCGCCCGCTCGCCCAGCCGAAGAGAGCCTGCCCGCAGCCGAAACGGCCATCGTCGCCGTCGCCTCCGGCGACGGCCTGGCGCGCACGTTCAAAGAGGTTGGCGCGCGCGTCGTTGTCGAGGGTGGGCAGACGATGAACCCAAGCGTGGATGACTTCCTGAACGCAATCGCGAAGGCCAACGCGCGCAGCGTGATCCTGCTGCCCAACAACGGCAACGTCATCATGACCGCTCAACAAGCAGCGGAGATCAGCGAGACGCCGGCTTGCGTCGTGGCCACGCGCACGTTGGCGCAAGGCATCGCCGCAGCCATCGCCTTCAACCCCGATGCCAGCGCGGAAGAGAACGCCGCCGCCATGCGCGCAGCCGCGCAGCGCGTCACGACCGGCGAGATCACCGTCGCGACCCGCGACGCGACCATCAACGGCGTGCGCGTGCGCGCCGGTCAGGTCATCGGTTTGATTGACGACCAGCTCGCCGTGGCCGACGATGGCATCCCGGCCACCCTGCTGGCGCTGCTCGAGAAAGCCAACGCCCGCGAGCGCGAACTCATCACGCTGTTCTACGGCAACGGGCTGACCGAAGCGGAAGCGACGCCGATTGCCGAGGCGGTGCGCCAAGCTTATCCATCCCAGCAGGTCGAACTGGTCGCCGGAGGCCAGCCGCACTATTACTTCATCGTCAGCATCGAATGA
- a CDS encoding DegV family protein, whose amino-acid sequence MTRYRTPPIRVVTDSAARLPPDWAEAHDVIVLPHYVVLNGRAYREDLDLSETDLAQQAIRSRSPFAVRAPSIEDFDRAYAALADKHAEVISIHVSSALSETVQNALKAREAYRGRCKIHIVDSRSMALGLNELTRAAVKLAKAGEAGEAIVKHLRGLMQHIYGIFISDDMDYLEHSKRLRPAQAILGAMLGIIPCLSMEDGDLVAVEKVRTAERAIEKVLEFVTEFDDRAQLAVLQLSPQPNDRTRALIEALQTHFTRMKEIPVKSCGATVGHIIGPHGIGVMVYEGKV is encoded by the coding sequence ATGACCCGCTATCGCACCCCGCCAATCCGCGTCGTCACCGATAGCGCTGCGCGATTGCCGCCGGATTGGGCCGAGGCGCACGACGTGATCGTGCTCCCACACTACGTCGTGCTGAACGGGCGAGCGTATCGCGAGGACCTGGACTTGAGCGAAACCGATTTGGCGCAGCAAGCGATCCGCTCGAGGTCCCCATTCGCCGTGCGCGCACCGAGCATAGAGGACTTCGACCGCGCATACGCCGCATTGGCCGACAAGCACGCAGAGGTCATCTCGATCCATGTGTCTTCAGCACTCAGCGAGACGGTGCAGAACGCGCTGAAGGCGCGCGAAGCCTATCGGGGGCGTTGCAAGATCCACATCGTGGACTCGCGCAGCATGGCGCTGGGGTTAAATGAACTCACGCGGGCCGCCGTGAAGCTGGCCAAGGCCGGCGAGGCCGGCGAGGCGATCGTCAAACATCTGCGCGGCCTAATGCAGCACATCTACGGCATTTTCATCTCGGACGACATGGACTACCTGGAACACAGCAAGCGCCTGCGACCCGCGCAGGCGATCCTCGGCGCCATGTTGGGCATCATCCCCTGCCTATCCATGGAGGATGGCGACCTCGTCGCCGTAGAAAAAGTTCGCACGGCAGAACGCGCCATCGAAAAGGTGCTCGAATTCGTGACCGAGTTCGATGACCGAGCGCAACTCGCCGTGCTGCAGCTTTCGCCACAACCAAACGACCGCACCCGGGCGCTGATCGAAGCGCTGCAAACGCATTTCACCAGGATGAAGGAAATTCCGGTGAAGTCGTGCGGCGCAACCGTCGGCCACATCATCGGGCCACATGGCATCGGCGTGATGGTCTATGAAGGCAAAGTCTGA
- a CDS encoding dehydrogenase translates to MLNLKEYHRPQGLTEAVELLKRKEPRTVVLAGGTWLVGEAPRDVEAVVDIAHLGLNRIVVEGNLLRIGAAVTHQALVESELLGLNARSALRIIGETAQAMSGLNIRNRATIAGAIVTADAASPLVTALLACDAEVVVAGARDKSKDAQEPDDFWKVIPLAGFLAYRRQVLAEGVLITEVRMPIPTPDTRSAYRRVARTPKDYPIVCAAASFAMKDGIAGNVRIAVGGVAPTPIRLSRLEFGLEKKHVSDWLESELDAQMQMLNPPGDWLGSAAYRKEMARVLVRRAVLSVADDARGPT, encoded by the coding sequence ATGCTGAATCTGAAGGAGTATCACCGGCCGCAGGGGTTAACGGAGGCGGTCGAACTGCTCAAGCGGAAGGAGCCGCGCACGGTCGTGTTGGCCGGTGGCACCTGGCTGGTGGGCGAAGCGCCGCGCGACGTGGAAGCCGTGGTAGACATCGCCCACTTAGGCCTGAACCGCATCGTGGTCGAGGGCAACCTGCTGCGCATTGGCGCTGCCGTGACGCACCAGGCGCTCGTGGAGAGCGAGCTGCTTGGCCTAAACGCCCGCAGCGCGCTGCGCATCATCGGCGAGACGGCGCAGGCGATGTCCGGCCTGAACATTCGCAACCGCGCCACAATCGCCGGCGCCATTGTGACGGCCGACGCCGCCTCACCGTTGGTGACGGCGCTGCTGGCCTGCGACGCCGAGGTGGTGGTGGCCGGCGCCCGCGACAAATCCAAGGACGCGCAGGAACCGGACGACTTCTGGAAGGTGATCCCGCTCGCCGGCTTCCTGGCCTACCGCCGGCAAGTGCTGGCGGAAGGCGTGCTCATCACCGAGGTCCGCATGCCGATCCCCACGCCCGACACGCGCAGCGCCTACCGGCGCGTAGCGCGCACGCCGAAGGACTATCCCATCGTGTGCGCTGCCGCATCGTTCGCCATGAAGGATGGCATCGCCGGCAACGTCCGCATCGCCGTCGGCGGCGTCGCCCCGACGCCGATTCGCCTCAGCCGACTCGAGTTCGGCCTGGAGAAGAAGCATGTGTCAGACTGGCTCGAAAGCGAACTCGACGCGCAGATGCAGATGCTCAACCCACCAGGCGACTGGCTGGGCAGCGCGGCATACCGCAAGGAGATGGCGCGTGTGCTGGTGCGCCGCGCCGTTCTGTCCGTCGCCGATGACGCGCGTGGGCCAACATAG
- a CDS encoding cytochrome P450: protein MADHKIPTLGTFRSLSSLLEAFKNPSAFLLKLSCAAGDIGQFKAGPVHIICVNRPEWVHTILVEQASAFRKMPAVKTLSVFTGDGLLVNDGATWAKHRRLVAPAFHRQRILAYQEVAAQAAREAIASWQDGQVIDLEREMKRLTLTIVGRALFTRDVNEIADGFSRDVDCALDYVNGLSGRVTLPLVRSIARRNREALAAIARVDATVRSLIRARRARPGSRDDDFLDMLLAAQTEDRESLTDDEVRDEVITMFVAGHETVATVLTWLFYLVARLPEVQARLEREAREACAAGDTQHRAPFQRPYALRVYKEAMRLYPGGFTIGREAIRDVRLGDYIIPAGAWVMISPYSVHRNPAIFPEPEQFNPERFAPENEQALPQAGYIPFGIGPRACIGGQFALMEGQIVVSTFAQHARLVNVTPGEVGIRPLVTLRPSRKIEMRVEKISSD from the coding sequence GTGGCAGATCACAAGATCCCAACTCTGGGCACATTTCGCAGCCTGTCGAGTCTGCTCGAAGCATTCAAGAATCCCAGCGCCTTCCTCCTCAAGCTGAGCTGCGCCGCTGGAGACATCGGTCAATTCAAAGCCGGACCGGTGCACATCATCTGCGTGAACCGGCCGGAGTGGGTACATACCATCCTCGTCGAGCAGGCCAGCGCCTTTCGCAAAATGCCGGCGGTGAAGACCCTGAGCGTCTTCACGGGCGATGGTCTGCTGGTCAACGATGGCGCCACGTGGGCCAAGCACCGCCGGTTGGTCGCGCCGGCCTTTCACCGACAACGCATCCTGGCGTACCAGGAAGTGGCGGCGCAGGCAGCGCGTGAGGCGATCGCCAGTTGGCAGGATGGCCAGGTGATTGACCTGGAGCGCGAGATGAAGCGGCTGACCCTCACCATCGTCGGTCGCGCGCTCTTCACCCGCGACGTGAACGAGATTGCGGACGGGTTCAGCCGCGATGTTGACTGCGCCCTGGACTACGTGAACGGCCTCTCTGGCCGGGTGACGCTGCCGCTCGTCCGCTCGATCGCGCGCCGCAACCGTGAGGCGTTAGCGGCCATTGCGCGCGTGGATGCCACCGTGCGCAGCCTGATCCGCGCCCGGCGCGCACGACCGGGGTCGCGCGACGACGATTTTCTGGACATGCTGCTTGCAGCGCAGACGGAAGACCGCGAATCGCTCACCGACGATGAAGTGCGCGATGAGGTCATCACCATGTTCGTGGCCGGACATGAGACGGTGGCTACCGTGCTGACGTGGTTGTTCTACCTGGTGGCGCGCCTCCCAGAGGTGCAAGCCCGCCTGGAGCGCGAAGCCCGCGAGGCCTGTGCGGCCGGCGACACGCAGCACCGCGCCCCCTTCCAACGGCCCTACGCCCTGCGCGTGTACAAGGAGGCGATGCGGCTCTATCCGGGCGGCTTCACCATCGGGCGCGAGGCGATCCGCGACGTGCGGTTGGGCGATTACATCATCCCGGCCGGCGCATGGGTGATGATCTCGCCGTATAGCGTGCATCGCAACCCGGCCATCTTTCCAGAGCCTGAACAATTCAACCCCGAGCGCTTTGCCCCGGAGAACGAGCAGGCGCTGCCGCAGGCCGGCTATATCCCGTTTGGCATCGGCCCGCGCGCGTGCATCGGCGGCCAATTCGCGCTCATGGAAGGACAAATTGTCGTGAGCACGTTCGCGCAACACGCGCGCCTGGTCAACGTCACCCCCGGCGAGGTGGGCATTCGTCCGCTCGTCACACTGCGCCCCAGCCGGAAGATCGAGATGCGCGTCGAGAAAATCAGCAGCGATTAA
- a CDS encoding dehydrogenase — protein sequence MSAMNILGLASQCVERGEPCALVTVIRTSGSVPRHAGAKMLIAADGAILGGTIGGGEMENRAIQLAQRAIADGQARVAGYSLADLAKGDPGVCGGTVELFIEPLLPAPTLLIVGAGHVGRALTHLAKWCGFRVIVSDDRAELCTPEHCPGADVYLPGPLSTRLAEVPLTARTYVALVTRGYPIDVDALPTLLDSPVAYIGVIGSRRRWMTAAEALRERGVSDAMLQRVRAPIGLELNAETPEEIAVSIMAEIIMVHRRGNGRPMSGKRTGDGIRESETAPST from the coding sequence ATGAGCGCAATGAACATCCTCGGCCTTGCCTCGCAATGTGTGGAGCGCGGCGAACCCTGCGCGCTCGTCACCGTCATCCGCACCAGCGGCAGCGTGCCGCGCCACGCGGGCGCGAAGATGCTCATCGCCGCCGATGGCGCGATCCTGGGCGGCACCATCGGCGGCGGCGAGATGGAGAACCGCGCCATCCAACTGGCGCAGCGCGCCATCGCCGATGGTCAGGCGCGCGTCGCGGGTTATTCACTGGCCGACCTGGCCAAAGGGGACCCCGGCGTGTGCGGCGGCACTGTCGAGCTGTTCATCGAGCCACTCTTGCCGGCCCCCACCTTGCTCATCGTCGGCGCAGGCCATGTTGGGCGCGCGCTGACGCACCTAGCCAAGTGGTGCGGCTTTCGCGTGATCGTCAGCGACGATCGCGCCGAGCTGTGCACGCCCGAACACTGCCCCGGCGCAGATGTCTATCTTCCCGGCCCGCTGAGCACGCGGTTGGCCGAAGTGCCCCTCACCGCGCGGACCTATGTCGCGCTCGTCACGCGCGGCTACCCGATTGACGTGGACGCGCTGCCCACCCTGCTCGATTCGCCCGTCGCGTATATCGGCGTCATCGGCAGCCGGCGGCGCTGGATGACGGCCGCCGAAGCGCTGCGCGAGCGCGGCGTGAGCGACGCGATGCTCCAGCGCGTGCGGGCGCCCATCGGCCTAGAGCTGAACGCCGAGACGCCGGAAGAAATCGCGGTCAGCATCATGGCCGAGATCATCATGGTGCACCGCCGAGGCAACGGGCGGCCGATGTCGGGCAAAAGGACGGGCGACGGCATCCGGGAATCGGAGACGGCGCCCAGCACATAG
- a CDS encoding RhtB family transporter, translating into MLRPVQIQLFILASLALLVAPGPAVLYIVARSVSQGRLAGMVSAAGVQVGALVHILAAALGLSAVLLSSALAFNAVKYLGAAYLIYLGARQWLTRAPATGASAIPRESLQRVFAQGVVVNALNPKTALFFFAFLPQFVDPAQGDVAAQVLLLGLLFVALAMVNDGAYALLAGSLGNWLRGHRRFWRAQRIFAGAVCVGLGVMTALSGSRSP; encoded by the coding sequence ATGCTACGGCCGGTGCAGATTCAACTGTTCATCCTGGCCTCGCTCGCACTGTTGGTGGCGCCCGGCCCGGCCGTGCTCTACATCGTCGCCCGCAGCGTGAGCCAAGGCCGGCTGGCCGGCATGGTATCGGCAGCCGGCGTGCAAGTGGGCGCTTTGGTGCACATCCTCGCAGCGGCGCTGGGTCTCTCGGCGGTGCTGCTCTCCTCTGCGTTGGCTTTCAACGCGGTGAAGTATCTCGGCGCTGCCTATCTCATCTATCTCGGTGCGCGCCAGTGGCTGACGCGCGCACCGGCGACCGGCGCGTCGGCCATCCCCCGGGAGTCGCTGCAGCGCGTCTTCGCGCAGGGCGTCGTCGTCAACGCGTTGAACCCGAAGACTGCGCTGTTCTTTTTTGCCTTCCTGCCGCAGTTCGTTGATCCCGCGCAGGGCGATGTGGCGGCGCAGGTGCTGCTGCTGGGCCTGCTGTTCGTTGCGCTGGCCATGGTGAACGACGGGGCCTATGCCCTGCTGGCCGGATCGTTGGGGAATTGGCTGCGCGGCCACCGGCGTTTTTGGCGCGCTCAGCGCATCTTCGCCGGCGCGGTGTGTGTCGGCTTGGGCGTGATGACGGCCCTCTCCGGCTCGCGCAGCCCCTGA